The genomic interval TGATCTGGATGATGTCCCCCTGCTCCGGGCACGGGTTCTCTGCAAGACAGGAGGCGGCAGGTGGGTCATTGTTACATTATGAGGTACATTCACTGTAACTAATGGACTGTGTAGTGAATTGGTGTCACAACAAGCAGCAACTTTTAATGACCTTTCACTTATTGACCGTCTCACTAACTGTGTGAAAAATCAGGCTTACGAAAGCAGAAAATTGACACTAATTTGAATTAAGGAGTTTGCATGAAAAAGCTTTTGGTTCCCTGATCAGGCGGCGATCAGGACGACGTGTGTACCTCTGGATCCAGCCATGAAGCCCAGGATGAGGGCCTTCTCGGGTCTGGTGACCTTGTTGGCCGTCTTGAACATCTCCTGGGCAGCGTACATCTGGTCCCTCTGATGAGGAGAAACACGTGGGAGAGaatattgatttgattgattgatattttaTAGATTAACTATAACCCGTTAtgataaataactataaataaatagaaaccaCCAAGTATATAGAACTTGAAAACAATATAGTAAATACACATTCTATAAGTAAAACTGTAAACACTACTCACATACTTTGTTTATTCTAAACTCATTGACAGATTCAGTGTTGGGAGTGAGAACTGTAATCCAAAGGGATATGAATCAACTCCCTGGCTCGTTTACACCTTACCGTGAGTGAGAGATTCTTTTTGGGCTGGGGCTGTGGTGGCGTAGGGGTCGGCGCTGGGGTGGGCGTCTGAGGTGTGCTGGGCGGCTGGGTGGGGGTCTCCGGTTGGctggcagtggcagcagctggGGGCCCGTTGTTGGCGGGGGTGGACGCCGGTGTGCTGGGGGACGTGGGCGTGGCGGGATTAGCTGTGGTGCTGGCGTTGTACATAGGCGTCCTCTGTTTGTACTGGCCCGGTAAGGTGGGGGTGGCGCCAGCGCCCGCTGTGGCCGACTCCTCCGGTTGGCGAGCCGACTGCAGCGTGTCTCGACCCGACCCGCCAGCATTTGCTTTGGAAAAGGTGGATGAAGAGAACGTGAGATAACGGGGAAAGTTTCCTCTGTGTggaaacaaagaataaaaagcagCGAGGCGGTGTCTGACCTGGCTGCGCCTCGGAGCTGGGAAtgtaagaggaagagggaacCATGCTGGGTGTGGCCGGCAGGTAACTGGTTGACGGCAGAGGATTCTCGTTCAGCGCCCCGagtttctgaaaaacaaaacaatgagcagGTTTGAAAAAAGAACTGAACGAtacgaggggggggggggactgttAGACAAAGTAGTGAAGTACCTGTGCGGAGCCGAGGCCGGCAGCATAGTCTGGTGTGGTGTTTTCCACCACAGCTTCTTCTTTGGCTGCTTTCTCTCCGGCCTCCGTTTCtacaacagagaaaacatcaaGTACAAACCAGTTCAATGACACATTTTAGTACGATGTTCGAGGCGTAGCTCTGAAACTTGGACAGATGCAAGGCAGGAAAAATAGTTACCCAaagtctttcttctcctcttagCTTCTCTTCCAGCTCCGACCACATCCAGCTCTGAAATATCtaacagctggaggaggaaaagaacaCGATGAGAAAACTCATGAcctcacagctgctgcaggaactgAAGGAAACTAAAACACTGTAAAATCAGTTCACACAGCATTTATGATGAGAAACATTAAGCAGGACTTGAAATTACCTTGACCCCCCTCTCCTTACGCAGGGGTGTCCGTGCAGGGGCTACGGGTGTGCGGTTACTGGGAGGGCTGAACATACTGGGGGCAGTGGGGCTGCGGAACGGGGCCTTGGGGATCCCCTTGAGAGGAGCTGTGAAGCAAATGTTGAGACATCTCTTTAGGCGCCGAAATACAAACTTAGTATTTCGATTTTCTCTTCAAATTTACCAATTGGCTGTAAAGAAGTGAATTTATTGGTCTTCAACTCACTTGTAGTGTCAATCTTTTTGACCAGTCCTCTCCCTTTGGCGTGAAAAGGCACTCCGGCTGTCTTTTTCAGCTGTTGGGCTGTTTCTGTGGCTggaacacaaagaaatacagaaGATGTAACTTCAACATTACAAGTCTGAGGGAATCCCCAATAC from Hippoglossus stenolepis isolate QCI-W04-F060 chromosome 23, HSTE1.2, whole genome shotgun sequence carries:
- the nelfa gene encoding negative elongation factor A yields the protein MASMKDSDTGLWLHNKLGSTDELWTPPSIASLLTVSVIDNIRLCFSSLSPPVKLKLLLGMLHLPRRTVDEMKEALSEIIQLATVDSEPWVLMVADILKSFPETGSLNLDLEEQNPNVQDILGELREKVSECEASAMLPLECQYLNKSALTTLVGPLTPPVKHFQLKRKPKSATLRAELLQKSTETAQQLKKTAGVPFHAKGRGLVKKIDTTTPLKGIPKAPFRSPTAPSMFSPPSNRTPVAPARTPLRKERGVKLLDISELDVVGAGREAKRRRKTLETEAGEKAAKEEAVVENTTPDYAAGLGSAQKLGALNENPLPSTSYLPATPSMVPSSSYIPSSEAQPANAGGSGRDTLQSARQPEESATAGAGATPTLPGQYKQRTPMYNASTTANPATPTSPSTPASTPANNGPPAAATASQPETPTQPPSTPQTPTPAPTPTPPQPQPKKNLSLTRDQMYAAQEMFKTANKVTRPEKALILGFMAGSRENPCPEQGDIIQIKLSEHTEVLPKADGTGSTTMLVDTVFEMNYSTGQWTRLKKYKPITNTS